In Notolabrus celidotus isolate fNotCel1 chromosome 5, fNotCel1.pri, whole genome shotgun sequence, the genomic window ACGAGAGGACCATTACTAAAAAGAATAAACTCTCAGTGTTTACAGAGCAGGTCAGTAAGATTCAATGTattttgaagctgctgtttctcttctttttttttaacgcaaTTGTTCCAACAGCTGATACTTTGTACACACAGGAGAATCTGAACCTGGCTCTAAATTCCGCCTCTGCTATCGGCTGCCATGTGGTGAACATCGGCGCCTCCGACCTGAGAGAGGGAAAGCCCCATCTGGTGCTTGGCCTGCTGTGGCAGATCATCAAAATCGGCCTGTTTGCTGACATTGAGCTCAGCAGGAATGAAGGTACAAGTCAAACCTGATACATTTCAGGGTGTTGGACTCTGCaatttttacttcctgtctttgtgtagTAGCCTCACTGATCATGAAAAACTCCTCGACAGCACTGGCGGCACTGCTGAGAGATGGGGAAACCCTGGAGGACCTGATGAAGCTGTCTCCAGAAGAACTGCTGTTGCGCTGGGCAAACTTTCACCTGGAAAATGCTGGCCAGCCCAAGATCAACAACTTTAGTAGTGACATCAAGGTGGGCCTAACCCTCAGTGTATTAGTATTTAAATATGAGACACATATAGTGAAACCACACAAAATATAAGAAAAGCACATCAGACTTACAGACTGCAACTAACCACAACAATGTTTGTTTGAAGAGGAACTGCATCAATGGTTGTCATCATTCTGAGTTAAATTGCACTGGTTTAGTTTCTGCTTTGATGTAATGGTTAGTGGTATGTTAGTTGGAAAACGTTCATTGCGCTGTAGGCCGTTGTCAGGCAGCTACATAAATCATCTAGATAGATTAATGAGGACGTTCTCCACCTGTCTCATACACCTGTTTGTGGGTTCTCAGTCTCTGTGGCTATGTTTGAAGTAATCATATATacttatatgttttatttggaGTTTCTTCTCTAATTAATGTTCTGCATTTGTTTTGATAGTTTTTTTATATATGTTCCCTGCTGGACAACCAGAGTTCAGCAATCTCAATGAGAAAAACTACAGTACTGTTCAAGGTGAAATCTCAGTGTTGTTGTTCTAATCTATGTGTTATTTTCCAGGACTCCAGAGCCTATTTCCACCTCCTGAACCAAATCTCTCCAAAAGGCACAGATGAAGATCAGCCCCGCATAGACATCAGCATGGGCGGCATCAATGTAAGCACTTTGACAGCCAGCACCCACAGCTTGGGTATCTTAACCACACAGAAACAGCTGTGGCAGTGTCCCTGATCAGAGcatgtggtttgtgtttttgttcaggAGAAAGACGACCTTAAGAGGGCAGAGGCTATGCTGCAGCAGGCTGACAGGCTCGGCTGTCGACAGTTTGTCACGCCAAACGACGTCGTCAGTGGAAACCCCAAACTCAATCTCGCCTTTGTGGCTAATCTGTTCAACAAATATCCAGCGCTGACCAAACCTGAGAACGGGACATTGACTGGGGACTATTAGAAGGTGGGTTGGAGAGCAGAACCACACTCGTTAGATATTGTACACAATCTTTTAGACATTTGGAGCCCAAAAACTGGTGCAAAGCAGCACATGACTCAGCACTAAAGTGTTTAAGTCAGAACAATCAGCTTACTGTATGAAAGCTAACTGGCTTGCTGGTTATTTTAGGGTAGAAGATaagtcatgcttttatttttgaacttcaCATCAAGACATTCCTAACTTTGCCTCCTCCTAGATATATTGATAGCATACAGAACATATGCCAGCTATGCTAGCTATGCTAGAGTGAGATAGACGAGCTGAGCACCATTACTGAGATAAACCCTTTAAATCCCATGATCCTTTGCTGTCCAGGTGagacaagagaagaaaggaCATTCAGGAACTGGATGAACTCACTTGGAGTGAACCCTCATGTCAATCATCTTTATGGGTATGTACCACAAGCAAACGTTCATCTCACTCCTATCTTACATTTTCTCTAATGTCCTATTTGGTGTTATGATTTTCAAACACAATCTGGTCTTATAGAGACCTGCAGGATGCCATGGTCATCCTCCAGCTCTATGAGAAGATCAAAATCCCTGTGGACTGGAACACCAAGGTCAACATGCCGCCTTATCCCAAGCTGGGAACCTACATGAAGAAGGTAAAGCAGCAGACTGTCAGTCGAACTCAAGTCGGGAAAGAAAGCTTTTCTGaatgtatttttcaacttttttttgtgcttACAGTTGGAGAATTGTAACTATGCAGTGGAACTGGGCCACAAAGCCAAGTTCTCCCTCGTTGGCATCGCAGGAGGCGACCTGAAAGATGGCAACCCTACTCTGACTCTAGCTCTGGTGTGGCAGCTGATGAGAAggtaaaacacaacaacaaaatacaacTCTGGAGGCGCCAGTTTGACtcagtggttaaaaaaaaacacagcatttacagaggctatagtccttgttccAGCTGCTTTCAGGTTTCTTTTCAACCCTGGCCCTTTGCTACATGTCatctccccactctctcctttcagctttttctgtcactcttcagctgtcctgacaGATGAAGGATAATAAGGGCAAAATAATACTactatgaaatgtaaaaactgcATCAAAGTTTGGGATTTATCTTTGGGGGGAAAAGATTTGTCCTATGCCTTGTAATCTTCATTCATAGACATTTTTAAATAGGCATGCCTCTTTGTCACATATTGAGTGAATTAGTCATCACCACAGTTATTGTCACATTCACTGGTTCATTAGATGTGTGTTGACAGACAGTTTCCCATCAATTATGTGggtttcttgtgtttgtctttgtcaggGTTAACAAGGTTTGAGTGACTCAAATCATAACGATAGAAAATTCTAGACTGCAGTTAAAGTGCAGAAAGAAAAGCATCTACAGTCAATGTTTCTTCTTGTGTCTTTCGGACATTTTCAGTCGTGTTCCAGAAAAATGATAAATCTGGAGTGTTCACTTCATACATTATAATACACACTGCTTCTCCTTCACTCCTCCAGATATACATTGAATGTACTGCAGGATCTGGGGGATGGAAGTAAAGtaaatgatgacatcattttgAAATGGGTGAATCAAACATTGGCCGAGGCTGGAAAATCAAGCAAGATTTCAAGCTTTAAGGTAAGATTTCATAAACACtgtgtgttgattcattcgAATATAAAACTAAGTAATTTTGTCAAATACTCAGAATGCCAaggtttcctgttttatttatattttattaacttAACTCCACAGAAGTATAGAGTGTCAGTCGTGTGGTAACGTGGTCATACATTGACTAAACGTTAGATAATGATAGAAGCGATAGAGAGTAGATGTTGGGTCTTAGGTCATTTGTTTCCATGCTCTTCCTAAGGCGAGGAGTGAACTACCATGATCAATGTAATATGAGTTTATAAATGAAACTGTTACTCCAGAGAGTTTTGTTGCTCTGCATATCAGCAACACTGATTTGTCTAACCCAATCTCTCCTTCCATATAGCTTTTATACAGTAACAGTTTATACTGCATACAAAACTAAAAGTAGAATATAGAAGTAAAAggtgaaaataaataacacataattttttttttttattggattaATTTGGCTAAACAAAACTAGCTTTGAGAGAACTAGCTTCCTGAACTGGACTGTTGTCaagcaacacaaacattttcCCCCAAACTGCTACTATGTGTATGTCTACACATTACAGCTGATGCACTACTTCTTTTAATGCACCATTATCTGTATGTCTCCATTTATCATGTCACTagtgaaaaaaaagtatgtGGACAGTTGCTTCAGTGGCCCATATGATTTATTAGAGTGATGCACGATTGTTAAAAGCCACCATGCTGTATTACTTAAATTCAGTACTTGTAGGGGCTTTCATGTTGATTTGcatgtcttatttgttaatcatgattatttcctgttttatggtttacttcatttccggttttgggttcatggtgTGGTTAACCTTTTaagtacctgttcagttggTAGTGGGAGgtatacaaagagggtgagtggggttgagtattttttgttgactgCCACCGTCATCGtcattatcattgtttatttcgatcttttttggtattgatttattttgagtgtttgttaataaatagaaaccttactttggactttgattttgattaatgGCAAGACGCGTCACAAGCACGACCCcatttagtctctgcggcaccttTCAATCTGAGTCGCTTCAGTACTCATTGAATCCCTTTCGCCCAATCTTATGATTGTGTCAGCTAACTGTTGTCCAATATAGTTTGTATATTGGCAGTCACACACAGAACCACAAGGCATTGCATGTTCTTATTCGTTCTCGTCAGACCCCTGTGTGTTAGatctttaatgtgtgtgtggtgctgtTATCAGGACAAGGAGATCAGCAGCAGTATGGCAGTTCTGGAACTAATAGACGCCATCCAGCCGAACTGTATCGACTACGACCTGATAAAAACAGGCAGCCTCTCTGAAGAGGACAAGCTGGAGAACGCCAAGTAAGACCCTCATTCATAGAGCATAAAAATAGAAAGGCTCTTGCTGTGATTTTGGTGACTACGtggtttttaactgttttaaacCTCTTGTCATTTCCAGATACGCCGTCTCTATGGCAAGGAAGATCGGCGCCCGTGTCTACGCTCTCCCTGAGGACCTCGTGGAGGTCAAGAGCAAAATGGTGATGACAGTCTTTGCCTGCTTGATGGGTCGGGGAATGAAGCGGTGTTAAGAGACTTTCTGGGACTGTATGGGATTATTGTGACACTTACCAAACTATCCACAAGCCATTAGCGTTTTGATAGAGCGAGAGCTCTCCCAACTGAAGGAATGAAGAGAAAGATTTTTTTGTGGTTATTATAGGAGAATAACATGAAGATATGAAGTCAGAATCTGAATTTGCATGTATCCGGGTCTCTTTTGAGGCGTTTACTGAAGAATAATTTGCTGTCCTCTCATTTATTGTGAGTCCAAAACACAAAATTTTCCAAAGATATGGCCCTTATGTTAAAGGACAACTTGTTACTTTCAATATGCCGACCTCTTGTTCAATGTATAAGAATGCTGTTTTATAAAGCAAGTATGCATTTTTCCAGCTGCAAGgttgtttacatatttttacTCAGACTGATAAGTAAATCATAtccttaaataaaaaacacacacattcctgaaTACCAAACCAATGAATAAATGCTTGATaaggttaattaaaaaaaaaaagtcagagggATGACATGTTGAGGTGGAGCACAGGTTGAAAATCACCAAAACAACCCCTCTAATTTAATCAAATACAAGCATGTCTTAATAACTGGCACTATAAACTTATACATATCGCTATACGGTAGCCACACGGTCATTTTATAGTAATGACCCGCCTAATGAGCTGTCTGTATTCATGtacttgtcattttttttgtttgtttgtttgttttttggattATTGAGGTAAATGCTGTTTGAGGGGGGTTGTCTAGTTGTGTAGGGGGCTTCTGTCTGTTACGTTGGATGAAGAGCAGGCTGACTGGACTCTCCTGGCTTCTGCTgtgccttcttcttcttatctCGGAGATGACTTGTACGAGTGCTTTGaggttttctgtttttctattgtACTCAACATTACCAAATACGAACAGTTACTTCATTCCAGGTAGTTTAATGATATTCAGTGACAACGGCCAAATTGTATTTGGTGTCGTGTTCATGCCTAGCCTAAAGTGCATTACATGTAACAATAAATAAGACTTTGAAAGCTAATCGTGTGTGTCTTCACTTTAGAATATATGAAGAGAATGTTTTCAATAGAAATACAGTTGCTGAAGCTTAAACTTTAACTTCAACCTTAGGTGTGAGCCCAGCATGTGCTGCattttgagggaaaaaaagatggCCGGTTTGGTGTGAGGTAGGCGTTGTGCTGTTAAATTGATTATAAGTCGTTAATTAATCCAAACACAATTAGAATTGTAACTACCAATTGATTTCATGTAAGCGTTGACCTTCAAATGCTTCATGGCTGATTTAAAATAGTAGATGGCATTTTGAGCCATTTCaaaggcctgcctctaataCAAGACCGCATCATAAAGACCCGGTACCttctgcaataaaaacaagtacCTAGTTTATATTTGAGGACATacaaaactttttatttgtgtgtcaaATCAGTGCAAGTTAGGTCTTGATTCAACTGTATGGTCACATTCAATTTTTGATTGGATGTACTACTAAATGGTAGCTTAATATACATTTACAGCAACACTTAAATGTTTTTCACTTACAAAATATGAAGCAGtacataacaataataactatttatatagcgcttttcaaaacaaattacaaagcacttgacaaacaattttaaaaagcagtaggcagtagttaaaagcatgtcattatCCGGCAGAagtaataaaacaggaaacaaagcaataaaccataaaatcaataaaaagcaagtctaaaactgagtttttaaaagacgACAGTGTGTCGGCTTCCCTGATATCCTAcggcaggtcattccacagcttaggggccCGGACAGAAAATGCTCGatcactctttgtttttctgtttgagcgTGGAATAGTTAGTAAAGACCTaccggaggatctgaggttaCATGATGGCTTGTAGGGAGTCAAGGTCAGCAATGCAGTTTTGAGCTGACCCCCtaggagctttaaaagtcaacaccatcattttaaaatcaattcctaaaatggactgggagccagtgaagtgattttaaaatgGGTGTAATGTGTTCTCATGTGTGCTTAGCTCAGCAAAAAGATTGCTAATTTTATTTCTCAGGCACTGTGCAGagcagcccgtgacccccaaaatataaataccaaagacttgtgacccccactgtccctcaaagtgatttaatgtggcttcatttgtctggtctgcagaaaattagccatgcatgtgtctgtgtttcctgtgccgttatgaattaacctactgctactgatgctttgataattaactgttcactaaccctaaacttaggagtcatgtggcaaaaagaaaggcagaaaactcattacattttctattgtcaaggttttatttcaaatgtagctactatttttgtcgatattttttactataatgggtcaaattgactaTTTTTTACATaacttaaacttttttttttgcatttttttcagtatttctttgttcactacaagttaacaaattatatataagtaacacaaaacacacaaagagaagaataataaataaatacaaaaaatacaaacataataatgataataaggaataatcataattaaaagtgaaaaaaggaagataaacatcagaaaacaaggtaaataaactaaaatagtgaataataatacatatttttagataactttaaaaaaaaaaacgttctgGAAGACATACTTCTCAGAAATTTGGCATTTCTGCATTGTACATGTTTTTACTAGATTTCTGATTTTCATGAGCCATAAGCCATAATCCTTAAAAATCAAACCAAAAGAAGCTTAAATATAACACTTTATATGCAGTGACTATGATGGTTCTCTGTCAGAACCATCAAGGTGTAGATCAACTATGCTGGAGCCTAGAGGAAAACAACATTAACTGAGCTTTATGAACCACAGTTCACCTCATAGTCTTTTACTgctaccttcttcttcttttcttatcTGAGCTTCTATTTTACAGCCCcaatgtttttatgttcttcCCTCCTTCTCAGTGAAAAACTATGTGAAACCCTGTAAAACATCTTACATTGTAAACGGCACCTCATAAAAAGTATACAGCATGTATTTattgctgtttgtgtttcctttctctgctgttgtttttgcagGACCATATGCTTGCTGAATAATATAAGTAAATGAAAGTTTAGCAGACATTAAATTTGATGTTGTAAAGAAACACTACAGGTAGATGGATCTGCAATTATATTTAGAGGTATTCCTTAGAGGAGCTCAGTTGTACAGCATATGTTTTCATAACTGTACATGACTTCTGTTGACACGTGATAATTAAACTCTGACTTGTCTGGTTAACAGGCTCTTTTTTCCACAATGCATCAATTGTTTGTACAATGGGGGATGTCGTTGGCAGATTGTATGTCACTGTTCAACGGGCTGAATGTCCTCCAGGATTCAGTCCCTCAAGGCTTTCTACGTACACCTCAAGTCTTCTTGTTATATAAGGATCTGATTAAAGACTGAGATTGTCACTCTATCACAGAGCTGGACGATGGGGAGGCAGTCTCCTGTGGTCTTCATTATAATTTCAATGTCCTCTTACTGAAAAGATAGTGTGTCTCTTTGGTGTCGTGAAAAGGTTTTAgattaaaatttgaaaaatataaatcatgCATCAGTGTTATTTTCAGCTGGTTCCATCACCAGCTAAAGACTCCTCACAGgaagtaaaatataaatacatatatacagtatactgTACATGCAGTGAAAGAGTTCCAATGTGGTGTACGTGTGATAGTGTTGTGAACATGTGGATGTGtggaagtttggttgtgttaaCTTGTGAGGTCATATAGTAGTATGGTCTTGTGGTGCACGTGTGGTAGTTTGGTAGTTTCGTAGTGGGGTGTACCTGTGGTAGTGTTGCAATGTGTACTTGTGGTATATCTATATATGGAAGTGTCGTGTTTGTGAGGTAATGTAGTAGTCTGGTCATGTGGCGAACCTGTGGAAGTGTGGTGTCTGTGTGGTCATGTGGTAATGTAGTGTAGATTTGGTAGGGTGGTGTACATGTGTTAGTGTGCCAGTGTCAGTTTGGGGTGTATGTGTATTAGTGCAGCGTACATGTGGTAGCAATGCAGTGTGAACTGTTGGTGTGGTAGTGTGgtgatatatgttttttttagctttatgTACTCTTTTGGGACTCTTCCTATAAAGCACACAGGGAAGGGTGAATGATTCTAAAAATTACATTTGAGAATCCTAACTTGACAGATCACTAGAAGAAAAACCTCCTCAGGCAGTCACAAGAAAAacaagtatttattttttagctaTTCTTATTTAAGCACACGTCAACACAAATAATACACGACATAGAGCAGATTAACAGacaatgagtaaaaaaaaagttactaaTTTAAAAGGTGCAACTAATTCGCAAATAAAGTGCAGATGGAGATCACAGActacaattttattttttattttttttaaacacaggcactgttcagtggtctgtctttcttttaagaCTGAGCCAAAGGCTTTTAGTGAAATAAGGTCCGTCAATTTCAAGTGCTACTGGAGTGTATTCCTAGCAGTGGGGGGTATGTTAGAACCATACTACTTACTTTTGCTACATACTACTACTTACCATACCACTACTTACTTTCAGACTTACTACATACTACTTtggggagaggaagggagggaggttTGTCATAAGCGTTTCATATTTTTAGTTTCACTGTTACATGTTTCCAtttctacatactgtacctttaaggatGAGATTGAAGTAGTTGGTCttcatcaagcagcaacctccggtctaaaaatatgagacaatgcggaagtgctaaagactgcagttcatcgaagatctgctggaggctggctccggaagaaccagaaaccacatacacaccaattcaaaaaagccgatctttacagcagaaataaacatgtttacagcctggtacaaaagacgagtgtagtctggatagctcatttctcgatcagcacacactgtacggggatgaattttttctaacacagcaatttcaaagatattgagattaagagtcttccaatgagaggcacagctgacttgattgactttaggaacactgtagctgttggctaggaggctcaaactctgcctctttatgtcacactggctcgacagcagcaattgGCTGCTGTCgacaaacagcgcttcagaaacagatgggtgatacggatactacttccatattttatacattctatggtcttcatcagaaaaataaatgtagtggagttaaataaagacattttattctttaatgtggTGAAGTAGACCTAACCATTATAAAAAGCACAAGTGCCTCCATTTTTTATCAAAGTacaaaacttgaaaaaagttgacaaaatTTCTTTTAACCAAACCAGTTTGCAGGTAGAGCTCTGCAGTGCAGTGTATTTTAATATTACTCCACATTATTCCGGGTGTGCTTTTTATAAAGACAAATTAGGGAGACTTATTAGGGAATGACAAGGGAATAATTTAACCTCAGACTTTGTATAAGGCCAAGAGATTCACCACAGCATAACATTCATACTGTTTCCTCAAAGGAGCTGAATACCAGACTTAAAAAATGAGACGTCCTGTTgagtcctgtgtttgttttgtgctgtcTCTCAGGTGAATGAGACACGCAGAGGAAGGGTATACCGCCAACAGGTTTTCCCTGATGACTCCTCAGTCTAAAGCTGACATCTGAGCTCTTAACCATGGCAATATTTCTCCGCCCTGCTTCTCCCATCCTGCCAGCCTCCTGCCTGCATGTGCTCGGTCTGTCTGAGGATCAGGTGGACCACGTGTCTCTGAGAGGAGCACTTTAGGAGAGGGCTCGGAGAAAAATGTGGCATGCACCGGTCATGATGTGGTTGATTGTCAGGTATGTCAGATGCAGTTTGGAATGTTGCTCTTAAATTATAGCTGTGAGCGCTGAGGATGGATGGTTCATTAAGGAGCTGCCctgggtgtgtctgtgtgaagtaACCGTGAGGATTTTATTGAAGGAACAGAAGGAAGCCGAAGGTAAGAATACAGATTTAATTGAAATGATTCAATATCTCATTTCAAAAAAACTGTTAAATTGATATTAACATAAATGTGAGTTgccagtaaaataaaaagacttttCTTTGATATAAAACAGATTAATATGTTTCTATTCAGTTGTAGGGAGAGTGTTCTGTCATTatgctacatttttaaaatattaattttacaggtttattttatttttggtaatAACTTTGTAATTTAGCAATAACTAGGAGTATATAACTTTGTTTTATCGAAAGTAAACATCCTTTAAACCAAGTCATTATTAATTTTGAATATCTAAGACGCAAACAATAGAGCATATAATATAAAGATAATCCAAGTTGAAGTGAAGTCCAGCATGTGGACACATGTCTAGATCACATTACTCCTCTAAACAGAATCTAACTGAACTTTTCTTTTGAGGACTACTTGATGATATATTGAGGAATGATGGATCTATAAGTGAAATACATAAAAGCAGTTTTCTGCGTTTTGCAGCCAGTTATGTGACATGACACTGCTTTCAGCTCTCTGGTTTCCTAAGTGATACGGTTCCTAAGGGAGAGCAGCTGATTGGCTCACTGAGCCTCAGTGCTTCAggccaactgtgtgtgtgttttcgttAATGATCCACCAATTAGTCACACAATGGTAACAGTAACCTAAACACCTCCTCACCTGTCTGCGCTGCACAGGGTGACGGTGTGTCACTTAGTGTGCTCACAGAGAAATGTTTGGGGATGTCCCTTTGTGCACTTGGAGACACAATTAAGATGAACTTGCATTATCTAAATTTTCAACAATGCTGCATCTCTGTCATATCACTGAGTTTATTTCCAGTTACCACAGCAACTCACTGCTGTGACAGGCCAGGTAAGGGACTGTGGCAGACAGTCCCagtcctcccccctccctcagtCCCCTGACTATAATCTGTCCTACGCACCATAAACACTCCCAGAGACTCCCTGTTGGCTACAAACACTGCTCTGCTGCTAGTGCAGGAAAACTCCAGTGAAACCCCCTCTCACATCTATTTCTTATCTCACAGTGAATATaagactgataaaacatgagCGTTCACCCTTAGATCTGAAGATGACAGGCcagccagcagagagagagcgctCTCCTCACAATCTGTCAGTGAAGACCACGCTGGAGGAGGAGATCGAGAGAGCAGAGAGTATTCTCAGCAGGtgacaaaaaacattaaaactatTTGTAAATAACTTCTCTTTGAGGCTTTGGCTGAGAAAAGTGACAGATACAAAGTACAGAAAATGGGAAATTTCACATAcgtttttcaccttttttcccTTCTCAGGGTACCATCTGTGTGTGATGACACATCCTCAGAGCTACAAAGAGTCGCTGCCCTCGACCCTCATGGAAGGAACTCCAGAAACTCTTTTCAACGGAATGGAGCAATCTCAAGGTAAATCTGTTTCAGACCAGCCGTGACACATCAGCCTTGGATACAAAGttattagaaaaaatatatctaaataATTCTGGTGGGAGATTGGTTCTGTACCTATGTGTccgtctgtttgtttttgtttttttgttgttgttgctttatatttatttatttccattaaCTTATCTCATTCTATGCACCCCAGTTGAGGTACTGCATGTGGGGGATGAACAACAGAAAGGGGGgagtatgataaaaaaaaagtttgtggattttttgtgtgtgtaattgtcagaacaaaacattaaatctgTCTATCTGTATGCTTGATTAATCTGTcttgttccttttgttgttgttctgtttagGTGGTCTACTTTGTAAGAGTTGTGTACAAGGGGATTACCTTGTTGTATGTCACATTGGTGTaacacacttgaaaaataaagtcataaataaaaaacaatttttttaaaagattaacATGTTAAAAGAGCTCATAAAGTTTTAAGAAATGTTGTTAAGTCTTTCTTAAATTCTGATCATATTTGAGAAACAAGAGGCATACAACAAGAGGGAAAATGCATTAGTGCTGCTTAAAACGTATCAATGctgaatatttttttccttataacctttaaaatgatatttatgCAAACTAG contains:
- the LOC117812764 gene encoding LOW QUALITY PROTEIN: plastin-3-like (The sequence of the model RefSeq protein was modified relative to this genomic sequence to represent the inferred CDS: inserted 1 base in 1 codon), yielding MSGKITKEEMEEMEDMFKKIDLDSNGYICNNELHELLKDTGHPLPGYIVRDIIQKLDQDHNNRISFDEFLAVHRHDLRCSEIAKTFRKAINRKEGILAIGGMSEQSSEGTQHSFSEEERFAFVNWINSALERDPDCQHVLPMDPNNESLFKSVGDGIVLCKMINLSVPDTIDERTITKKNKLSVFTEQENLNLALNSASAIGCHVVNIGASDLREGKPHLVLGLLWQIIKIGLFADIELSRNEALAALLRDGETLEDLMKLSPEELLLRWANFHLENAGQPKINNFSSDIKDSRAYFHLLNQISPKGTDEDQPRIDISMGGINEKDDLKRAEAMLQQADRLGCRQFVTPNDVVSGNPKLNLAFVANLFNKYPALTKPENXDIDWGLLEGETREERTFRNWMNSLGVNPHVNHLYGDLQDAMVILQLYEKIKIPVDWNTKVNMPPYPKLGTYMKKLENCNYAVELGHKAKFSLVGIAGGDLKDGNPTLTLALVWQLMRRYTLNVLQDLGDGSKVNDDIILKWVNQTLAEAGKSSKISSFKDKEISSSMAVLELIDAIQPNCIDYDLIKTGSLSEEDKLENAKYAVSMARKIGARVYALPEDLVEVKSKMVMTVFACLMGRGMKRC